TTCAGCTTTGGCCTAAagcatatatataaaaaatgaaaatttgatgCTACTTCAATCTATGATAAAAATAGTAGAGAGTAACATATGTTGTTTTATGTAGCAAGGTTTATAGATAAGTACCCAAATTCTTTGTTAAGACTTTTTGCAGCTGCTGTTGAAGCTCTTCCTCCTGCATATTTTTTAGTAAAATCCTCCTTGATACGTTCAAGAAAGGCCATTGGAATCTGTTGACCAAAGGACTCCACTGCCACCACGCAGTAAGCTACAAATTAATAGAACAAGTCAGCCCAACTAATCATGGAACAAGTTCAACAGGAAAAGGAAAGCATTATGTAAGAATTAAAATCATAACTTTTTTAGTGCATATTTCATGTTTGAATTGGGTACTTATTGCTTTTTGGGTTTGATTTAGGGTAGACATCATTATTTGGCTCTATTTCTTTAAGGGTATGCTTGGTTTGGCGTTGGTTAAAACACAAACGGTATAACAGAGATACTAGAATTTGACATGTTAAGTTCAACGTCCATTGGAGAATTAGTCATATTTTGCCACGTTGAGCTCAACGAAAATCATAACTAACTCATTAATATAAAGTTCTGGCGATTGCGAACGAAAAGAAAAGGTGTGAAGAAACTAAGAGGAGaggtgaagaagagaagagattaATACTGAATCCATTGTCAACGAGGTAACTGAAGGTGTGTCCATCACAGTTATAAGTGAACTTCTTGTTGGAGGCAGGGAGCTTTTGGAGGCACTGCAAAGCTATGCTGGTGAAGTTCCCGTTGAAGTCTGTGTACTCCGCCAGGATCAACGTCCCGCGCGCCACGAAGCTGTAGATCAAAGATTGCTGCCCCATCAATCAACAGATTCAGGCAAGGAGagaatataattattattatgaagTAAGGGTGAGTTGGTTTGATTTGTTGCAGAGACAAGGAAATTAAGGCAGTTAAGGGTGAGTTGGTTTAATTTGTTGCAGCACAGAGAACAGGAAAGGTAGTTAATTCTGTTGTTGTTATTGCTGAGAAAATggagaatgaatgaatgagAGAAGGACGAAGTTGGTTGCCTGTCAAATTTGGAGGCTTTAAGAACGAGTAGAAACAGGAAAGGTCAGCGTTATATACTAATAGGACATAGAAGAACAAGAAAGAGTTGCTTAATTCTAGAAGTgctttgttatttatttatcatctgAAGAAATGAAGAATAGGTTTTATGATCATTTTTAATAATGATTGACTCATTATAATATTGTGTCAGCTTAgcgtgtttttaattttattttggagaGAAATTTCCATCATAGAGAGAGAGGCGCGCGGCTTGGAATGGAACACGATagttttaattaaatttgaacTATTATAAGGTTTGAATATGTTTGTAGTTTGGCTATGTTATGTTTGACACACATAGCTGATAAggtagctgaaagctgaaataGCTGATAGCTAAAAAACTAGTtgaaagctgaaagctgataagctagctgaaagttGATAGTTAAAAGCTGAAAAACTACGTAATTGgaataaaagtgtttggtaaaactagctatTGAACaaactgaaattgtaaaatgacatataAAAGGACATATTTGtataatttctttttatatttaacaaattctttattttcacattaatacttatatgttattaatattaaaattattattgaatattttaatttcactcaagttatttatcatcttaaaaacataatattaatttttacttatttaatattctatatttttattaaattaaatagaataaaacaaataatttgtaatttataatataaaattatttattttatttcaaagtagtaattatttgtGTGCGGAAACAATATGCATATATATGAGACAAGTGTAATAACTGATAAGTAAATAGGTTTAGTAAAAGATGTAAAACTAAAGGTgagattttaataaaataataaggataaatatgagaatattattaataagttataagctacctgagatagcttatagcttaaagctacTACAATAAgttccttcaccaaacacttttatagagctttaagttagtcaaataagctttaagctagtcaaataagctataagctagctgaaatgacatgtcaaacataaccAAATTGTAGTTCCTGcaatatatttattttcagCTTTTAGTCCCTCTGAAATCTAAATTTCCATATTTAGTCTATAGAGTTACGGGGAAATTGTTAAGTGCATGTATAGTTTTCGGTTCATAACAACATTTGGTACTTTGTGAATCAAGATTACGATTTGCAGTGCACATTCATCCAACCGAATTGATTTATTAAATTGGACGAATGTGCTTTTACATGAGTCACATTATAAATAATTGATGCGGAAACTGACTAGGAAGGTGACATAGATTTCCatacttaaatatgtttttgtccttGTAAATACATGAAATTACTGCTTTTAGTCATTTGTAAAATTGTTTTATCGTTTTTCATCCCTAAAAATCCAAATTGGCGAATTTAGACCCTCTTGATAATTTGTTGGGGGTTGCTACCAATACCTCAATACATACCTCATATCAATAATAATTTCTTAAAATGTCATATATTTCATTGTTCATTAGTATCTAAAATTTGATACACATTTTCGCTATTTACATACTAGGAATTAAAATCTAGTTGTCACAATCAGGGTCACGACAAGACGACTATAAAAAAAGGTAAAATCTGAGGAGTAATCCCAATATTTATTTACA
This portion of the Lotus japonicus ecotype B-129 chromosome 3, LjGifu_v1.2 genome encodes:
- the LOC130709470 gene encoding vesicle-associated membrane protein 722-like — encoded protein: MGQQSLIYSFVARGTLILAEYTDFNGNFTSIALQCLQKLPASNKKFTYNCDGHTFSYLVDNGFTYCVVAVESFGQQIPMAFLERIKEDFTKKYAGGRASTAAAKSLNKEFGPKLKEQMQYCVEHPEEVNKLAKVKAQVSEVKEVMMENIEKVLDRGVKIDVLEEKTENLRSQAQDFRQQGTQLRRKMWYQNMKIKLIILAIIIALILIIVLSVCNGFNS